Part of the Flavobacterium okayamense genome, TAACTTCAATTTTTTGTAATGCTGGCATGTTAACAGGGAAGATACGCTCTACACCTACAGAACCAGACATTTTACGAATTGTGAAAGTTTCAGTTGCACCAGAACCTCTTCTTTGGATTACAACACCTTTGAAGAACTGAGTTCTAGTTTTTTCACCCTCTTTAATTTCATAGTACACAGTGATTGTGTCTCCTGAGTTAAATTCAGGGAAATCTTTTTTTGCTACAAATTCGCTGTTTACGAAATCTACTAAATTAGCCATTTTTTCTAATTATAAATTGTTGAATCAGAGTAACATACACGTACTTCGCCAGAGGTTAGTCCAAATGTGGATGCAAAATTAATAAATATTTGTAAATAAGCAAGTTCTTCGTGCTATTTTTTACTCTTCAAGTAAATCAGGACGCCTTTCTTTGGTATGTTCATACGCTTTTTGTTCACGCCATTTTTCAATTTCTGGGAAATTTCCGCTTAATAAAATGTCTGGAACCTTTAATCCTTTATATTGAGCTGGTCTTGTGTAAATGGGATGTGATAATAAATTATCTTGAAAACTATCTGTCAATGCTGAAGTTTCATCGCTTAAAACACCTGGAATCAATCGTATTAACGCATCGCAAAAAACAATTGCACCAATTTCGCCACCACTAAGAACATAATCGCCAATAGAAATTTCTTTAGTAATGTGCATATCACGAACGCGTTGATCTACACCTTTGTAATGTCCGCAAAGAATAATAATATTCTTTAACATTGACATTGAGTTTGCCATTTTTTGGTGTAAAGTTTCGCCATCTGGCGTCATATAAATCACTTCGTCATAATTACGCTCTGATTTCAATTTAGAGATACACAAATCAATTGGTTCAACCATCATAACCATTCCAGCGCCACCACCAAATTGATAATCATCTACATTTTTATGCTTGTTTGTGGAATAGTCTCTTAGGTTGTGAAAGTGAACTTCTACTAATCCTTTTTGAATAGCACGTTTCATAATAGAACCTTCAAAAGGACTTCGCAATAAATCTGGTAAAACTGTTATAATGTCAATTCGCATTCCGATACTTTTTCGATTGCAAATTTATAACAATTGATTTTATAAACTTATACTCCAAATTGTTTTAGGTGATTATCGAGATAATTCCAAACAAATTTATCCCAATCTGTATAAGTCATTTTACCCCAAAAAGGATGATGCATCTTCATAATAGCATGTTTCCCTTGATTGCCTAAACGATTAATTTTTTGGATTAATTCTAGTTTAAGTTCAAAAATATTTAGTTCTTTAGGGTGTTTTCTGTAGTAATAATCGTGACTTTCTTGTGTTAAAGCATTTTTTATAAACTGATTTCTAAAGAGTTTACTTAATGTTTTTTTTAAACCGCTTACTTTAATGTCTTGTTTGCCAAAAGCTATATCTAATTCTATTAACATTTGACGATATAACATTTCGGCTGTTAAATTACCTTCTAAAGTTTTCGAATTTTCATCTAACAAGTCGATTCGTTCAATTAACTCACGAGTGTCATAAGAATTATAAATACTTTTCATAAGCCATTCATTATAGTTAAACATTCACAAAATCAAGTAAAATTAAATACAGAGAATTTCGATTCAAAATCGGGAGAGTGAAAATATTGAATTTGAGTGATTTAACGATAAAAAATCGATTAAAATCAAAAAAAGCAGATAATAGTAATAAATTAATTTATTTTTATAAATTACTGTAAAATAGTTACTTAACAATCGAATTGTTTTAGATGATGATTTAAATGCATATAGTGTAATTTGTCCCATTCTTCATAGGTCATTTTACCAAAAAATGGATGTATTTGATTTTTAATTGCAGTATGTCCCTCCAAAGCAAATCTTTTTACTTTTTCAATCAATTCTTTTTTTGAAGCTTCAAAATCATAACTTTCTTTTCTTATAAAGGCAGGAGCTGTAGGGCTATTTTTTTTAAATTCTGGACTATTTAAGATTTTAGATTTTAGCATTTTACCTAATAATCGCATTACAAAGTTTGCTTTTAATGGTAAAGTTCCAAACGCAACATCAATTGGAGCTATACAATGACTTAACATTTGATCTACAGTC contains:
- the rplS gene encoding 50S ribosomal protein L19, translated to MANLVDFVNSEFVAKKDFPEFNSGDTITVYYEIKEGEKTRTQFFKGVVIQRRGSGATETFTIRKMSGSVGVERIFPVNMPALQKIEVNQRGKVRRARIFYFRELTGKKAKIKERRY
- the trmD gene encoding tRNA (guanosine(37)-N1)-methyltransferase TrmD, whose translation is MRIDIITVLPDLLRSPFEGSIMKRAIQKGLVEVHFHNLRDYSTNKHKNVDDYQFGGGAGMVMMVEPIDLCISKLKSERNYDEVIYMTPDGETLHQKMANSMSMLKNIIILCGHYKGVDQRVRDMHITKEISIGDYVLSGGEIGAIVFCDALIRLIPGVLSDETSALTDSFQDNLLSHPIYTRPAQYKGLKVPDILLSGNFPEIEKWREQKAYEHTKERRPDLLEE
- a CDS encoding DUF1569 domain-containing protein, whose translation is MKSIFNPADNQEIINRINNLTIESKAKWGKMTVDQMLSHCIAPIDVAFGTLPLKANFVMRLLGKMLKSKILNSPEFKKNSPTAPAFIRKESYDFEASKKELIEKVKRFALEGHTAIKNQIHPFFGKMTYEEWDKLHYMHLNHHLKQFDC